The following coding sequences lie in one Apium graveolens cultivar Ventura chromosome 3, ASM990537v1, whole genome shotgun sequence genomic window:
- the LOC141712522 gene encoding uncharacterized protein LOC141712522 — MGFFLIFFPEEEEDDEINTKKLKPSITFNTLLRRTSSVHLVSKAQSTISICALLVFFSLLLFTLSTFEPTATPSTFNRRQLTSIKLYKPKPRPIQTVHAFQGMGRLYTRGSRAMNSLIICHVMDSVSVDELELFLRLGLRSSLTSRSDLLFVFPSGKSNVYNYVVRQENDSFLELITRFKESNESTESQASFDATQFVKSSEKMKGSVETIWGRKIRSGNFTGENETELTQLSYGSVVGFEVDELDPENSLAGFMDHVPLSLRRWACYTLLLGRLRRKFKHVMLVDVKDVLLLGDPLGRVKNQSPESVYLSTIASVSAKHGRKNHQKDVFTPSIISGGARGIRRLANSMVTEIVRVAMQHKKKNSVTDSVVLNQLVGNELLTSNIKVVASTESIPEASSPGSIVKSNHSAVRRGNSNIEDVRVALMKHICLFKLDSSVYSSDC; from the coding sequence ATGGGCTTTTTTCTCATTTTCTTCCCtgaggaagaagaagatgatgaaaTTAATACCAAAAAATTAAAGCCCTCTATCACATTCAACACTCTTCTCCGCCGAACTAGTTCTGTCCATCTTGTCTCTAAAGCCCAGTCCACTATCTCTATCTGTGCTTTGCTTGTTTTCTTCTCTTTACTTTTGTTCACTCTTTCCACTTTCGAGCCCACTGCTACTCCCTCCACTTTCAACCGCCGCCAGCTCACTTCTATCAAATTGTACAAGCCCAAACCCAGGCCCATTCAGACTGTGCATGCGTTCCAGGGGATGGGGAGATTGTATACTAGAGGGAGTAGAGCAATGAATAGTTTGATTATTTGTCATGTAATGGACTCTGTGTCTGTTGATGAGCTTGAATTATTTTTGAGACTCGGGCTTCGGTCTTCGCTCACCTCGAGATCGGATTTATTGTTTGTATTTCCTTCGGGTAAGTCGAATGTTTATAATTATGTTGTACGGCAAGAGAATGACTCGTTTCTTGAACTCATTACTCGGTTTAAGGAATCGAATGAGAGTACTGAGTCGCAAGCGAGTTTTGATGCGACTCAGTTTGTGAAATCGAGTGAGAAGATGAAAGGGAGTGTGGAGACAATATGGGGGAGGAAAATTCGTAGTGGGAATTTTACTGGGGAAAATGAGACCGAGTTGACTCAGTTGAGTTATGGCTCAGTTGTTGGGTTTGAAGTTGACGAGCTTGACCCGGAAAACTCGTTGGCTGGGTTTATGGACCACGTTCCTTTAAGTTTGAGAAGGTGGGCTTGTTATACGTTATTACTTGGTCGACTCAGACGAAAATTTAAACACGTAATGTTAGTGGATGTGAAAGATGTGTTGTTACTCGGTGATCCACTCGGCCGAGTCAAGAATCAGAGTCCGGAGTCGGTTTATTTGTCTACAATCGCTAGTGTTTCCGCCAAACACGGGAGAAAGAATCACCAAAAAGACGTATTTACCCCTTCGATAATATCGGGAGGAGCACGGGGCATTCGGAGATTAGCAAACTCAATGGTTACGGAGATCGTACGAGTTGCAATGCAACACAAAAAGAAGAACTCGGTGACTGACTCAGTGGTTTTGAACCAACTGGTGGGGAATGAGTTGTTAACCAGCAATATTAAAGTGGTAGCTTCAACTGAGTCAATACCGGAAGCGAGTTCACCCGGGTCAATTGTTAAGTCGAATCATTCGGCGGTAAGACGTGGAAATAGTAATATTGAGGATGTTCGTGTTGCATTAATGAAGCATATATGTTTGTTtaagttggattcttcagttTATAGTAGTGATTGTTAG